In the genome of Telluria mixta, the window GTTCGGACGGCGGCGCCAGCCAGTCCGCGGCGACGGCGGCCAAGGCCGGCGAGCAGAAACTGGAGCAGGCACGGCAGCTTGAGCGCATCGGCCACGACATCGATGCGGCCTATTACCGCTGGCTGACGGGCTCGGCCCGTTTCGACGCCGCTCCCGACGTGGAAAACGGTATCCTCGACGAGGTCCGCGCGCTCGCGGCCCGTCCGGACGATGCGGCCGGGCTCGTGCCGCGCGTCCCCGAAGTCATCCCCCAGCTGCTGGGCAGCCTGGGCGAGGAAGACGTGTCGACCGGCGACCTGTCGCGCCTCGTCGTGCAGGACCCCGTGCTCGTGGCGGAAGTGATCCGCGAGGCCAACAGCGCGTTCTATCGCCCCATGACGAAGGTCGACACGGTCGGCGCCGCGATCAAGCTGCTGGGGCAGAACGGCCTGCGCATGGTGCTGGCGCGCGTCGCGTTCCGGCCCGTCATCAACATGGACTCGGACGGTTTCGCGCGCCGGGTCGCGCCGCACGTGTGGGAACAGTCCGAGCGGTGCGCGCTGGCCGCGAGCCTGATCGCGCCGGGGATTCCCGCCGGTGGATTCGAAGCGTACCTTTCCGGCCTGATGCAGAACGTCGGCCTGATCGTCGCATTCCGCCTGTGCCCGGACCGCGCCGTGCCCGGTTCCACCGGGTTCAGCAGCCAGTTGCTCGCCCTGGGGCGGCAGATGTCGGCCGGCATCGCCCGCCACTGGGAATTCCCGGCGGAGGTCGCCCTTGCCATCGAACAGGCGGGCGCGCCGGACGCATCCAACCTCGCGCGGGCGCTCGCGCAGGGCGACCGCATCGCCAAGCTGCGGCTGCTGATCGATGCCGGCGCCGTGACGGAGGACGATGCCCTCGTCACGGATGGACTCGACAGCTTCCAGCGCCGTTGCCTCGGCAAGCTGGCTCACGTCGAAAGCTAATCGATTACCCACACGCTTCGTGTGGAATGTCAATTTTCCGCAACATTATATCGATAACCCCTGTCGTTTAATTTGCGACAGAATTATCGAATTTGCGGTATTTTAAGATGCGCGTGGGCGATTTATTGCTAGAAATTTCAGGAAATCTACAGGTTTAGCCATTCTTCCTGCATGGAGAACCTGTACATACATCCATAGCATGCACGGCCGCGGTGAGACGCCGCTCTCAAGGTCCGCTACGATCAGGCTCATGCGAGGAATGCCAGCGGTCGCATGGCATCGCATCGACAGGAGATGGTCATGAATCCCTCCGCTTTTGCGTCCGAAGCGGCGTTGCCGGCGCGGCAACCGGCAGCCATGCAGGTCCTTGAGTTCATTTGCCGGGGGCAGCGCTTTGCCGTGCCGCTGACAACGGTGCGGCGGGCCGTGCTCAGCGCGCG includes:
- a CDS encoding HDOD domain-containing protein, with the protein product MGWISRLMGGSDGGASQSAATAAKAGEQKLEQARQLERIGHDIDAAYYRWLTGSARFDAAPDVENGILDEVRALAARPDDAAGLVPRVPEVIPQLLGSLGEEDVSTGDLSRLVVQDPVLVAEVIREANSAFYRPMTKVDTVGAAIKLLGQNGLRMVLARVAFRPVINMDSDGFARRVAPHVWEQSERCALAASLIAPGIPAGGFEAYLSGLMQNVGLIVAFRLCPDRAVPGSTGFSSQLLALGRQMSAGIARHWEFPAEVALAIEQAGAPDASNLARALAQGDRIAKLRLLIDAGAVTEDDALVTDGLDSFQRRCLGKLAHVES